ATCACACAAGGTAAGGAATGTTACAATTTCTGACACTAATTAATGGTGAAAATTTAGAAAGACATGATGTTTTTAATAGTAGTTAGAAACAGGAAGATATTGAAATGATCTCGTGTACATCTCAAGGTGTCACAATTTACATTAATATTTAAACaacattggctggcgttgagtggtatatcagatatattccattcagctagcatgatactgaacgagtcaaagacgagtagctgaatggaatacatctgatataccacgaaaaaaagccagccaataatattacacatacacactcttcatatcagtgtTCTTGAAAGCCGACATtagcttacctgcaacttggtgctgttagcgcggcagtccagttaccttccagacggtgtagcattgagcagtagtgttagcgaaggtcaacactagcttacctgcaacttggtgctgttagcacggcagtccagttaccttccagccggtgtagcattgagcagtagcgttagcgaaggtcagtgctagcttacctgcaactcgatgctgttagcgcagcaatcCAGTtctagccagtgtagtgttagcgaaggccaacgctagcacagtcaagccaaatattatctcatctcattatctctagccgctttatccttctacagggtcgcaggcaagctggagcctatcccagctgactacgggcgaaaggcggggtacaccctggacaagtcgccaggtcatcacagggctgacacatagacacagacaaccattcacactcactttagagtcaccagttaacctaacctgcatgtctttggactgtgggggaaaccggagcacccggaggaaacccacgcggacacggggagaacatgcaaactccgcacagaaaggccctcgccggccacggggctcgaacccaggaccttcttgctgtgaggcgacagcgctaaccactacaccaccgtgccgcccaaatattattattataataataatttttccgtgcaatttacttagttacttttaaaatcagcatcgacagctacacacaacagagtgacctggcaaccaaaattctctcaaaatctgctTTTAATGAGGCAAACCtggtggtcatgtttgtttacaaattgtcacagtcgctcgctagcacagaagttttacgtctctggcaTGTGACATCATGATGTCTtgataatgtgcaatattgtaacaatattgcacgctcattctccattgggtagagtggcgtaatacatgtaggataagcgatatgctaacaatattgcatgctgtcaaaccaaatgaatgaaacctgctagaagggaatagaatacgtttttattccatggaaaaagtgtcctgcatgtataataattaacaatATTCACTGTGATAAATTAATTAAATTGTATTTCCAATTATTTGTATACATATGCATGGCTGCACTTTTCATGGAGTGACCCCCATACATCTTATACTTAGAAAAGCAAACAAAAACTATTTGCGATTATGTGTGATGTAACAAGAGATGGAAattctcatatacacacacctgaTCCATTGTTTCTCCATCCGGAGGCGTGTACTCTGGGATTGGCTGACCTGCTACTTTAGCCATGTTCTTCATGTCCTCCACTTGGCCTCCCTCAGCAACACCAAAGCTCTGAAAGACACTACAGAtcagaacttaaaaaaaaaaaacctaagtccGAGTTCTAAACCGTGTTATTCAAGTCAAAAATGTGTTCGTGAGAGAGATAACAGCAAGCTGCACTGGACAAAAGTGTCTCCAGTGTTCATTCAACTCCCATGTGGTCAATGAATGAatacagtaatgtttttttttagttCCGAAGATCCATAATATATTTCCCACTCACCCTCTCTTTAAGAGATGGAGCTGTCACAACGTCTAGGTTGCTGCATGTCTTATTTTTCCTTACAATAATTTCAGCAGTCTGGAATGTAGAACATATACacagtttaaaataaataaataaataaataaatcatctcCTCTACAGTGGCgcctccagaaatatttcatAGGGGTGGCCAGATGGGGACACTTAAAATCTTGGGGTGGCACACCAAAACTAAAAGCCATAATTTCAGGATATCATTATACTGTTGTAGTAAACCGGCCAGTAGAAAACTATCAGAAAGACTTAAGGAAATGCCTACTGATATACTTTGGTTTATTGTGTTATATTTAATGTTACTAATGATCTGTTATTGATGCTGGCTGTGTATCCTGCTCCGTCTTTTCCTCTACtccgtcctcctcctcctcactaaGCCTCTGTTGCTCCCCTGCCGTCTCTTTCTCTCCTGTTCTAATATTTTTCTTAAAATAAGAAGAGATGTCTGTGGACTTTCTCTTCATTGTCTGAAAATGACTGACAACATACAATCAGCAGCTAACGTTAGCTACGTAACTCAGTTATACATGTCAAAAATCCGTCAAAAAGCTGCTGTAACAGCACTATTTAGCACTTAAAAAGCACATGTTACGACGCATACTTCCCCCTCTTCTTTTACTAAagaatattttgacttatttacttactggtaGTCTTCTCCGTCTTCTCTCTTAACTCCTTTTGAGGTCATTATTTACCTGTGTAGGTACAAGCGGCGGTCACGCGCACACGCTGAGCCGTTGCTATAGGAGCACGCAAAAGCggcgggggtggggtggggggctgCTGTGAGTGAGGGAAGATGATCTTCCCTCACTCACCGAAGATCAAGAGCGTCTTGCCTGGCTGGCTGTGCATTTGGGATGAACTGCATAACTGAGGCTACTACAATCTATACTGGCCAGTGGGGTGGCCAGTAAATTTGTAGGGGTGGCCACAGCCCCCCCTGGCCACCCCTGGTGCTCCTCTATACATGGGTCTTAAGACTTTGCCCTGTTCGTGTGGATATCAAATAGCAAAccgtacagtgccctccatgattattggcagctCTTGTAAAGATCAGTACTTTGTACATCCTCCGTTTGCCAGTAAAaccgcactgagtctctcctctaacagtttataaggttggagatacagagcagggcatctgagactgtTCCTCTTTgcacagtctctccagatcatccagggtcctcgacccgctcttgcgctctctcctcttcagaatcagctcaccccacaggttttcaatggggttcaggtcaggggactgagatggccagggcagaagcttgattgtgTGCTCAGTGAACCGTTTGTGTGTTGAGTTGGACGTGTTTcggatcactgtcctgctggaagatccaatgacgacccagttttagtttcctggcagaggcagccagattctgatttaaaatgtcctggtatttcatggactcCATGATGCTATGTAGTCTAGCAagatttccagggcctttggaagaaaaacagccctaaaacatcacagaacctccaccatattttacagttgggatgggGTTCTGTTCATTATCACCATCCTTctctttacaccaaacccaccttgagagtttattgccaaaaagctcaatttttgttccatcagaccagagaacatggttccagtcaaagttatagtagcatttcacaaacttcaggtttaTGGTTAACCGACAGCAAATGCTTTTTCTggcaccttccaaataatctgttggcatggaggtggagtctgatggtggttttggagacttggaaactaccaagattttactttttcttctaattcaccaacagtgatccttggggagttttttttgcctctcttgccctcctcctcactgtatgcgggggcaaaataaacttgggtcctctttcaggagagtttgtaacagttccacttttatttttattattacccTCAcaatagaaatggacattttcaggcgaggagctctattttttataaccattccctgacttatgaaggtgaacacacttctccctcatctgGTTtgcgtgttctcttatctttcccatgttggtggatgactaagggaatttggcctctgtgccaCATCATGTTTATAGCCAGGTAATCAGGGAGTCACGGATTACAGCCTGAAAGTTCCTacaccaatcaactcaaaaatgtgtttgttttttttggggggggaaataATTAttccttgatgagggatttgtttttgaataaacaattttttctattaaaaggttggatttttctcattttttcagtacgAGATGAAGCCACTtcatcaaaaggtggattttttccaacccttttttactaatctttacaaggaatACCAATAATCATGGAAGGCTCTGTATATTTAGCGTTACTTATTCACtacttttattttgaaagaaGATTCCTAACTGGGGAAATCTGAGGGAAAAGTTGAAGGAGAGTGATAAGGGTTATTTGTTGCAGCACCCACAGAGAAAGCTGTGGTGATgttccttgctcaaggacacaatGATAGCCAAAGGAAGGGGCGGGTTGGGAACCTTCAGTGCAAACCAGAAACATTTGAAGACGTTGAAGATTTTAAGCACTGAACTCACAGACAGATGATTATAGCCAtgaaagtggggaaaaaaaaacccactggttTAATTTAGACTACAATTTATGAGGTACATCTACCAAGATAGGTATGCAATTGTACACAATTTCTCAGCCATCTTGTACCCCATCCATCAATGGAAATGGTTCACCATATCAGCAACTCAGTGTATTAACACCTCTGTGATAGCCTAGTCTGCCATTCAAAGTCTTGATATGTAGCTAAAAGGCACCCTCTACCTGTTGTAAACCTGTCCTGCAACCACAGCTCACCTTCTTGGCACGTTTCATATCACTGGAAAAAACGTTAGTAAAGTGAACATCTTGCAGGTACTGGCCAACAGCTTCGGCTTGCTGCACACCGATTTCAGACAGAGGAGCATCTATTCCCTGACCTGAGAAAGGAAAATCAATGAAACACTAATTTAGAGTTTATTTGAACGTTTGTTGCTTGGGTAATTACATACAAGTGTATAGGTCGTAGTGCAAAATGCTGGCATAGCGCAAGAAAACGGATAAGGTCATCAGCtaaatgcaaacaaacaaattcagGGTCTCCCCTAAAACATCATAGCATAGTGGCCCCGCTATGCTTAATTTATTGACCGATATGCTTGGTGACATGCCCCTACGACGCTTACAATTTAGGCCTACAGTATAAAACTAGAATCAACATGGATGTGTTTTGTAGCTTTTGAGCAGGTAACCAACACAGTCCATGCAATCCCATGTCCCTGAACTTGACCCAAGTTCACAGCTGATGTCAGCGAAGGGTATTCTGCACTGACTGGCTGAGTGTGTGTGGTATCCCACATTGATTGGATGAGTGATGTACAATTAATATTCATAGGTAATTTATGCAAAAATGGTGGAGCCTCCAAGCTGGGTACGAGTGAGCAAAATGCAGAAAGGTTGCAGCTTAATTACGGAGTTTTTCACAAAGAAAACTGCGGAAAACAACTCGGACTGTAGTTCTGAGACCGTGACGGCCAGTTCGCTGCATGTTGATGACCAGCTCGAGTCTGACAGCGAGTCATGCTACCGATGCTGGTGCTGATGGAGCTGATGCCACTGTCCAGGGAGGTACCAGGAAACAGCAAGAAGAAAGCTCATCAGAgcagaaaaaaaagcaaaaaaccaTAAATCTGGCATTGATCCAGGTTGGCTGAAGATATATGACTGGTTGGTGGTGACTCCAGGAGAAAAGGGTATGTTCAAAATGTTCACTAGATCTtgtccgtgtgcacatgtgcatggattaaagcaaaaaaaaaaaaaaaaaatcatctgactggaaaaaaaaaagctccatgtcattGGCCCCTACCATGTCAGCGATGCATCAAATTTTAAACAccctgttgtccattatcccctcggcccctacttatagtacatttacataattttaacaatgactaaagctaaggcaagactttaccattgtcattactggctataaatgatgaaacatcaagttttcagcgcaaagtgcaaatttatttcaacaatactttagtaatgcacagcagtggttaagagaaaagtgcaaatgCAGtcaaacttgaaccatgctttcagaagggtggaacagaaagaaaaataagaaaatctgttggcataaaaccaggaaacaagaaaagtaaggtGAAAGttaactttttctgcttcttcgcggtgaagccaaaggcatctagttttttgccattgcttccatagactttttttatggcaaactacacaaaagcgcacacctgccattttcatctttttgcaccatgaactaaatggcttgccattatcgcccatttcatttagccaagcccatctccacttattctttaccgttttgtcgatgtctgacacatctgtgccttcatttaaaagaagcgcgtccatgctggcaaaaccgaaagtaatttgacgcgctctagtgatggaaatcgaagggcctatgtcaggtggcCTTATACACAGTACTTGAGTtgagggggggatgtggggggaggcatctcccttctgaaataaaaatctcaaatcatcccccttataaaacagccatccccccatcacatcccttgggccattttaccaattaatgtggaaattagcctcctattattttaacaaatattactaccatttcaacattagaggctttgcgcagtgaccgcctacatgtagccggataaaaaaaacgcatatttatttattcggcacctctcattcacacctatacggaggtttcagtcactgaaaacagctactttcgcaaactctgggcagagtggaggagGTCCgtatatcatccgatcattcaagcattccattcaatctggaaaacgaaaaaacaaaaaaaaccactcaatatttctccatcttcagacacgcgtgcaaatcgggaaaacgaagcaacagtgggcgagagggcgcgcgtgaatataatgagtcataggtgtgaatctttcaccgaatgccaactgtcccggttcttcatgaaatcgcgcgtgcaaattcatcaggttaactttcaaataactgttcttgtgcacttgacaccggagccactttcctgaattttgagcttcggagtattcgcttctttatctatttaatcaatgaatttatttgtcacatacattaaattactaatgtaaaccattagtagcctatttaagcaatagctgttttctccactgttttctgaccttttgtgcttagtgaatgagacacttcattacactccactgaccgacttccaattccggacttttttgaaaatgtaaaatataggcctacgagatgtttttttgggacttaattcgcgttggtccttcactattaattttttagACTGACGAGGcagtaaatactgtggaattattttctccttactatgaagtttggcatcttaaacaagtgtcgggaaatcttgcagcccgactctgcagcctccaatgtttaagcgaactgctgaaaccataatgtttaaagattaaatcgtaggctaatcaaaccaaagaaaaacacagcctttccagaacgttgtctgccgaagcctgcttaacctacaaaaggcttaatagcataggtcttgctgcggcttcaacttttcacctgatcacctttcaataggcaaatatcattattactactactacaggcctagtattagtagtagacaagtaacctagttgcctagtagtcggacagccaaatagtttcatcagtggcccacgccgagcctccccgggactagacagtagcggaggctgtatttatttatttatttaggcctatctagtgcaacaacttattcctttacatatactcaaacatagcacaagaaagggttcaacaacaggcaatcacagcagcttggtgaagttctaaatcacatcggtgtcagacctatgggcctacccccccctttttccctcggatctgcatcactctcattattgacctttagcgctcccagttgacggaaatccgtcgtagcgacggaaaactttaatccatgcatgtGTAAAAACACGTGGTTTGGTTGTTTATGTTATGGTGATAGGTCACTGTCAAGCTAGAATGCAGCAATCTTTAGAACTTGACCCCACGGTGGCAAATTATGATGAACTTAAGTTGCCACATGGTTGGTCACACATGAATGTCTGAATAAAACTCTGAGTCTCCAAAGACTCAATTGTCAAAATATTATAGATCTATCGGCCTAGATCTAATCATGTACATGTAGGTCTGCAATGGTTTCATCGTGTTCACAGGTGCTCATTTTTAAATGTTTGTAATTGCCTGGTACAACTTTGTattgaccgtttttttttttcatatttttaggGTGGGAATTCAGTCAAATAATAAGCAAAATATACCCTCCCCCCAACATGTTGAACTGGTAAAAATCAGCTGTAGATGTCACCAGAAGCCATGAAATGAACTCTTATAATTCAAAATTTTCCGGAGGAGCATGCCACCGGACCCCCCTAGCTTACACACCGCCTATGGTGGCGTGCTTCTTGCACCTCGCTGCACTGCACAGGTTTTATAGGGGAAACCCTGaaaataatatataaaattaCTTGTAAAGTACCAATCCAAAATGGGAAAGACAACACCATTAGGCTTTATCTAGTCATGAACAAACTTTACCTTGAAGCAGTCCATCCTTGTTGTACTGTGTCTCAccactggtttaaaaaaaaaaaaaggcacaaatcAAAGTGAGTGATTGTCATGGAGCACAAACTTTAAAGCTAGCATAGATCATTTAGTTTAGAAGCATTTTTGTTATATTCTCGAAATTCTCTTTAAATCTCGACAGCAACGTATAAATCAAAtggcaataaaaagaaaaaaaatcatcgtCTGTGGCAGTCATAGGGTTGTAAAAAGCCCGTCCAATCACTTCATTTGGTCCGCGTGAAATAACTGGATGGCCTACCTGCCTGTCTACGGTAGACTAACTTGCTAGCTTTCGCAACATGTCTGACTAGCCTTATGGATGACTCCGGGCATGAGCACGGGCAAAGAAATTTTCATGAGGCTAGTCAGACATGTTGCGAAAGCTAGCAAGCTAGTCACACAAGAATAGCAGAGAAAGTGCAGACAAAATTTCCAGTTACACCTAACACTATAACTACAGCAACATGCCCTActaaacagagaaagaaagactgaAGAAGCTGGATAAACGCTGCCTTCATGTGCTaatggaattatggtaaatacgagTATGAATTACTGACTTGGAAGTTGCACATGGATGACCCCTAAATTCGTAATTTCAAGTGGGAACTTCAGAAATAATTCTGATTCACCTACAACGGATAAAACAAGAGATCAAACCAGAGTGAATATTAGCATGGCTTTTCAAGGAGATGGTGACAAATGAGGGAGTTAAAGGGCCTGAAAATGGTGACATAATTGCTGGATTTCTGTTGGAAATCTAATTACTGTATGTGGTTTGTTTTGgggaaatttattattattttcctcgtcatccagcagtaatcaggcagtgcGCATTCACGTGTTTTAAAGGTGTGGCTTTGCAGGGAACTGAAAAGAGGGGGAGGGTTTTTTTAGttttggatactttcaaaatcgaGTTTattcttgctggtttctccaacgTCGCCTACCCTACCTTTAGACGACTTTCCTGTCTGGAAACAAAATGGAGTTTTATGAGATGTGACATATTGTTTCTTATAATATATTTTTCCCCAAAAGATATTTCATGGTACCACTAAGGCTACCTGTGGAAATGGCCCAAATGTGCACCATATTTGTTATCCAAGTTTGGAATTCAAAGTAATTACAGCGGATCTCCTCATGTACGatttacttaagagaatatggtaatgcatcgacctgatttttgatggcttaaaggtcataggcaatggtctgaggtgaaacatagaatatcaactttattgtctagaagaatgacccaaaaagcaaattaaattttcctagtgtttaatttgcaccctaaaattgaataaaacggttaaaatataccgttttgggcggcacggtggtgtagtggttagcgctgtcgcctcacagcaagaaggtcctgggttcgagccccagggccggcgagggcctttctgtgcggagtttgcatgttctccccatgtccgcgtgggtttcctccgggtgctacggtttcccccacagtccaaagacatgcaggttaggttaactggtgactctaaattgagcgtaggtgtgaatgtgagtgtgaatggttgtgtctatgtgtcagccctgtgatgacctggcgacttgtccagggtgtaccccgcctttcgcccgtagtcagctgggataggctccagcttgcctgcgaccctgtagaaggataaagcggctagagataatgagatgagacttattaacaatacttcttgggaccagaagaaaatttaaCATatgaagtttcaaatgtgcataaaattaaaaccgttgcctatgagctttaaccaTACGATGTCCATACAacgaacgtgtaccaccacagggaacccaaggAAGCGTATCTCAAAACACTTGACAAAATTtgcatctttatttacataagatagatgggcttttatccagcacttatttttaatttgctttttaaaaaataacatgggattatttacgaacatattttatgaaaaatattcacgacagtttcatataaaactagttaaagcaagtcagcctttcgatttcataaaatcagtgaaatttagttccctctgaaatttggtgattgtgatatgtttatttctgcaatatctctcaaaatatcaagccattctgtggctgggaagttatttaatttgaggggattcccgagcaaataatgtgcatgaaatcactcgctttgcgcagtcaagtagacagaggaagtccatgtgtgcatgcacaggcgCACTTTGACTGTGcaccgacagttccatcattctgtcgctaaacgaacagctgatcacaccgaggtgcttgctgactgccgatatttattagtttagtcctgcgtttcctttcctacgtatacaacataacgtcttttcttctcgctttccgttactgtagtcggtttttcacgtttcattcgcacactcacgtcctccatttttctctcctatttcacatttgtatcccgcaatgccttgcacgaacgaggaaagcccaccacatgatgcagtctgaattgggtcatggtgaagcaggaaaaaacagcggagaatttaCAGCCACGTGActcaaaattcattaattgttctatttaaaaaaaaaaaaaaactaataaaattggaagtctgtgattcaaattcagtagctttcgatccactaaacaaaaataattgtgtgtcagggaaaattctttttatgacctacacttgaaaaatctgaaaggcagtctagctttaaaacagttttattagtccactagcttgttggatagTTGGCAGTTTCTGTCATGTCAGGGTGatagacggatgcaagtgcagaaacagttttattgaaagcatgctagcaaacatatctaaaatgtaaacaaaggcagagtcaaaaagcaggcagtaaggtacagacaggatatcagaagtaatacaaaatattcatagtccaaaaacacaaacagggacaaaaccagaaaagcaatgcAAAATGCAAGGCTTGGTcacgttaagcctaggtcacaaccggacgtacaattttttggtcgtgcgatttttggcgtttccccaaatcgctgcgttttttttgttcatggagaaaaacgcacgttggctgtaagtttgtcttgcagcctgaaaaaaacgtaagcgcccgtagagtttgtttgacatgacaaagaacctctgcggctggtctgcggccagtctacggctcgaaaatcagcacgtcacacgcgcgccctccgtgcgtttcacacgcgccctccatgcgtttcttgcgttttttgcacgtagacctgcCGTAGGAGCacttacggccggttgtgaccgaggctttagacgcagggtacagagcatacacttcataaagtctgtctgtacacacacacacacgcgcgcgctgtgattgcactctaatcaggaacaggtgcacggTAATAGTCCTCATGGCAATGCACGTGGCcgtgacagatgtaaccagacaattgtttggcatatcaAGTTCGATACTGGATGGTAACTCTATAGTAttaatgtaaagtgaaagtgctggttcactactgtccaccaggcacccagcagtctcacaccataataaacatggtggtggtgtttctgacgcatggcatgcagtgtcaaagaaaggaataaatatgtattcataactgcaaTGCATAACTTCTCATtactggtctcactgtcacaagacaactcagcaatttattgatgtgaaatacctACACGAAacgacacaatttgatggttcattcaAGGTGCTATATTATTCTATATTTCCCAGGTGCAAATTGTTTGCCTTCACATAACACAGGATAGGATAAGGTTAAACCCAGATAAGTCAGTAATtaactatacactaccgttcaaaagtttggggtcacccagacaattttgtgtt
The Neoarius graeffei isolate fNeoGra1 chromosome 8, fNeoGra1.pri, whole genome shotgun sequence genome window above contains:
- the tigara gene encoding probable fructose-2,6-bisphosphatase TIGAR A isoform X3; protein product: MLSFGLTIIRHGETQYNKDGLLQGQGIDAPLSEIGVQQAEAVGQYLQDVHFTNVFSSDMKRAKKTAEIIVRKNKTCSNLDVVTAPSLKERSFGVAEGGQVEDMKNMAKVAGQPIPEYTPPDGETMDQVKIRISTFLKSLFQQMADEHQDKICQGDEVQPEGPLAGRPDDGVQNVLAHALVRQVCASKH